The following are encoded together in the Hydractinia symbiolongicarpus strain clone_291-10 chromosome 14, HSymV2.1, whole genome shotgun sequence genome:
- the LOC130626148 gene encoding protocadherin Fat 4-like: MKGVFLTFIVGVLICITTAENIPRYFSLNQFYPTKGERDPRLSETKSSGAIRDVIKRNSPRFRKVLVRNANQEIVFHNEDARLMTSRAKSKLDILASLTRSRWNMNIRVLKAWTDDVSADLLSLHYEGRAIIVRTNDNNNGRISDLAKLALEAGFDWVHYKDRDYIHISVIPDVCQTKLDLAIVVDTSGSVGIHNFNKIKLFLNKLIDFFNIGIDETHIALISYSYSVKVEFPLNRYYNKWDLKQAINRMWYQGANTATGNALIALKQQTFTLQNGMRDDKSIPKIGILMTDGYSNGGMSVAQAARQVKAAGINMFVVGITNNPRRSEINAIASPPIDEHYIAIARFTDLSSFVDQISTVSCDEGAQISQCENADTDVDGGSFKYFRVQVKSSVTIEVQDKQGQSFLYVSFKLKNPGPLSQGDIMKNENPLSPRTIPINIPSGSSKIVYIAVQGQKEHNQFSLSIWDSLFPNPTITKTVDENQVSGVTVARVQTKISPNMFKYSIKDGNINNHFQIDSNSGVVKTKVSLDREKISKYQLSIIAQDENEKCHKGLMVLIVYVEDKDDNKPKFEKSLYTASVWEDVPQNQYVVKVQATDQDVGSNAKLTYEIYEPAGDKNVFQIDPDTGVVRTRATLDYETKTSYELKLRVSDGGNTKDYGYATLKIQVQDVNEPPYFTQPSCILSQNCLFTIKENKPAKSNVGQVIQANDPDTRANCRLEYHIVSLDNKYFTIDKTTGVITTKEELDRETKETYSLDVRVSDCGTPRLSAQKTVIVKALDENDNHPVFPYPSYTQRVPEDKLVNSRIIKLTATDLDAGASARITYSITKTDATNVFTINPSTGEIVLKRQLDRETKAKITLEVTATDGGSPLKSTPISVVIIVTDVNDNRPAFSGPTDQQVKENVGKGTHVFAVTATDADEGLNKKIRFSIVSGNNGGVFKIFDSGQVETSGQPDREKQEYYTLKIRARDFGSPSLYSDRDYRVQILDENDNTPVFSRTRYIKTVKENAPQNSDVIQVRADDADIGTNAEIIFSVDSGNDGNKFSIDASNGLIKLVGKLEYGTKNVYRLRIKATDKGTPRTLTGTSIVDITVQDTNDFKPVFSKNQYTKQIDENIKINTPILKVSAIDQDSGTSGQIIYTITRQENDNAFYIDSNTGQIFNRGNIDYETRQSYLLTVTAIDKGVPAKFSTATVNIQVNDLNDNTPVMANVEKSILEDKSVNFVVHQLVATDKDSGDNKVIEYTLITTGVPFAVSKDGRLIVSGALDRETQSAYTLNVRAQDKGVPSRSSTATVVIRLDDINDNTPVFGKNSFDCSVFENAPINTHVCYVKATDQDIGTNAQIKYSSSDDSLFKINVNTGEVTTAKIYDREVDSVKSIRIKAQDQGRYPKALDASVGLNVTIKDENDNTPEFGKQKYTFNIKENENDGTDVGDVGATDRDTRSNADIDYTITSGHIFGGVARFSIVKTSNNKAILKAKKLDRETRSSYSLTIRANDRGTPSLSATVVATVDVNDLNDNKPIFTENVYTSKIKESVGVGTYVLKVSASDRDAGSNAEIAYKFISGTNQDYFSLDVNSGVLTTAKKLDYETIQAYSFTVTAEDKGSPKNTDTAQVKIEILNVDDNAPKFENISQVELPEDIGVGQPVVQFKATDKDGSTLTFSIIGGNTENKFIVDRNTGLMSVNQPLDRETTDIYNVTVQTSDGSKTALAHLPIKVLDVNDNQPIFSSTSYSGSIDEDASSGTFVFAANKAILSVHATDRDLGTNAEIVYSIVSGGKDDFSIAGSTGEIRAKGSLDREEQAEYNLKVMAADKGSPTLSSVVMVNVKINDLNDNSPQFEKSAYSISIAENTGVSARLLAVKATDEDEGENGRVTYKIVSGSTSDFRINDTTGEVFTKINLDRETKGSHQITIKATDHGVKPLSNSVVMTITVTDMNDNNPIITFPTKLAAVNESSPELYKVGTIQATDRDIGVNRQLVYGIQDEANLFGINPNSGEVYLTGMLDRENKPRHLVTVTVHDKGVPQLDATKSYNVIVLDANDNKPDFISAKYAGSVEENKAGRNKLFTVKADDKDIGENAIVSYSIVDDQQGLFEIDQSGQVFVVKETDFEKKFSYSLTIKASDWKFNTTVDAEITIIDVNDNNPIFVQSTYTKVIAENSNLGASVLTVAATDVDPFGDLIYYFDKTAETLPFDIDSRTGVITVAGLLDYEVQKKYTFKVMANDSGTPQLTGNCTVAISISDVNDNQPEFSNYTKTVAVKENQKAGIFVATLTATDKDSGLNGVVKYYESTIGGQKSKDFEILPDTGEVKTIRSFDREVEATLQFVVYAIDQGKDRQLKSKEFFLTVNILDENDNSPIWKEQNYKVDILESAAVGEQVISVKATDLDQAQNGRVSYEIVDTSGQFGIEADSGVVHVKTGLDRETRDSYTLKLIARDNGTTSRSAENTLNITILDVNDNSPLVDPTTLTGHVFENKPGQTTIVRVKATDRDIGKNAQIEYSMSNNDLFSIDAVSGRVQTLRPLDREEKDKYNLEITVYDKGVPRRQTNAILNITVLDVDDNCPIFAANVYNANVEENADFGTFVLQVSATDADIGTNAILNYGVFETNGPFTINQDSGNITVAGDVDLEYTQTYYMKIRAGSLTCGIKVNGTNVGEGGKTDNQNYTLTYVYVTVIDKNDNSPVFRNGKEKIHFNRIDMIHLITLNATDDDSGPGGEVAYRLAETKQQNVNGTIENYVVVEAYDHAPTPLVSNQTLVVVNDIRCDRMLFEVSQNGSVTVKALCSLTNTKTSINLLVGETLDLECKTTGNVNDVKYRWVKDGNVVSTWSKSGKLQIEDVQQNQEGVYACVASSVAGVIQSTATEVVVQEKPVIVKQPISQTVGIDGTVILKIAASGDPIPTYQWYRDGSKYKGYTSSNLTLRDTIQADSGKYYCIVENSVGSVKSDEVKLRVVDHSTVVVMKVAIDKPDLKQNCQNFIIEDFEKSLTGVITNKLVVTEHPKLDPKFCKITACSRNPCSNGGTCSVTETGFMCVCPTSWTGDNCERDLNECNQGSSICYGNSTCANLEGSYSCKCPSHLTGRNCEYSTDACKANLCDKSSDLCVASQNRNRSCVKKSTEVTLNINSKSFTPWNDQNRFVLEEMLNQIIKTRKAQRTTSRRKRRNTGNSVDFGVCTIHITNHEVVSATESKIKLALDCYGSNDTVLITLTPKLLVDLCGQLLGAGNTLLQCGQPGSMTKKEVKKTDPATVDIHVVIEDKKTGKALPAEEAIDLLEKKKDQFPSSYNMLSANGRGKRTQEEKKKNTVVIAVVVCLCLALVAAVAIFLFVRHKNQSRGKGTDVMHQRSVMLRSDPTSSSQLVPRGSVDDGIPNENLAYNDDDEEINNGTFMFEMPANLKASNKKTEDIEKVGWYHGEVSETSVEKLLSQCNEAGTYLLYKNASKEYVLGVKASPGGPSVHHFSINIPSEGRFNVQFGSMDPMTFNSVSRLIEYYSVHTISFDDDMIPDVVLTSPLLKSAL; this comes from the exons ATGAAGGGAGTTTTCTTGACCTTCATCGTTGGCGTGTTAATTTGTATAACTACAGCAGAAAATATACCAAGGTATTTCTCGCTCAACCAATTTTATCCAACAAAAGGTGAGAGAGATCCAAGACTAAGCGAGACGAAATCCAGTGGTGCTATTCGTGATGTTATCAAACGTAACTCGCCAAGGTTTCGAAAAGTTTTAGTTCGAAACGCGAATCAAGAAATAGTTTTTCATAACGAAGATGCacgtttgatgacgtcacgagCGAAAAGCAAGTTAGATATTTTGGCGAGTTTGACTCGATCTCGATGGAACATGAACATACGGGTATTAAAAGCTTGGACAGATGATGTCAGTGCAGATTTGCTCTCATTGCATTATGAAG GTCGAGCCATCATAGTTCGGACAAATGACAACAACAATGGAAGAATCAGTGATTTAGCTAAGTTAGCTTTAGAGGCTGGATTTGATTGGGTTCACTATAAAGACAGAGATTATATCCACATCAGTGTAATTCCTGACG taTGTCAAACAAAATTGGATCTTGCCATTGTTGTTGATACTTCAGGAAGTGTTGGTATACACAATTTCAATAAAATCAAATTATTTCTCAACAAACTCATTGATTTCTTTAACATTGGTATTGATGAAACACACATTGCTCTCATCTCGTACTCTTACAgt GTCAAAGTAGAATTTCCCTTAAATCGATACTACAATAAATGGGATCTAAAGCAAGCGATCAATCGAATGTGGTACCAAGGTGCCAACACAGCCACTGGTAATGCTCTCATTGCACTGAAACAGCAAACATTTACTCTGCAAAATGGAATGAGAGATGATAAAAGTATTCCAAAG ATCGGTATTCTTATGACTGATGGATATTCAAATGGAGGAATGAGTGTAGCTCAGGCTGCTAGACAAGTGAAAGCTGCAGGAATAAACATGTTTGTTGTTGGTATTACAAACAA TCCAAGACGATCGGAAATCAATGCTATTGCTAGTCCACCAATCGATGAGCATTATATTGCAATTGCAAGGTTTACAGATTTGTCAAGCTTTGTTGATCAAATAAGTACTGTTTCATGTGATG AGGGAGCGCAAATCTCACAATGTGAAAATGCTGATACTGATGTTGATGGAGGTTCATTTAAATACTTCCGCGTTCAAGTCAAAAGTAGCGTTACAATCGAAGTGCAGGATAAACAAG gacAGAGCTTTCTGTATGTATCGTTTAAATTGAAGAATCCTGGTCCTCTGTCACAGGGAGATATTATGAAAAATGAGAATCCATTATCACCGCGAACAATCCCAATAAATATTCCATCAGGAAGTTCAAAG ATCGTTTACATTGCTGTGCAGGGacaaaaggaacataatcagttCTCCCTTAGTATTTGGGATTCATTATTCCCTAATCCGACCATCACTAAAACTGTTGACGAGAATCAAGTTTCCGGTGTGACTGTTGCACGAGTCCAAACaaaaatttcgccaaatat GTTCAAGTATTCCATCAAAGATGGAAATATTAATAACCATTTCCAAATCGATTCAAACTCTGGCGTTGTCAAAACAAAAGTGTCACTAGATCGAGAAAAAATCTCCAAATATCAACTTAGCATTATTGCACAGGATGAGAATGAGAAATGTCACAAAGGATTAATGGTGCTTATCGTATACGTAGAAGATAAAGATGATAATAaaccaaaatttgaaaaaagccTCTACACAGCAAGTGTTTGGGAGGATGTACCACAGAACCAGTATGTAGTGAAG GTTCAAGCTACAGACCAGGATGTTGGCAGTAATGCAAAGTTAACTTATGAAATTTATGAGCCTGCAGGTGACAAGAATGTTTTCCAAATTGACCCCGATACCGGTGTTGTACGAACCAGAGCTACTTTAGATTATGAAACAAAAACAAGCTATGAGTTGAAGCTGCGTGTGAGCGATGGTGGGAATACAAAAGACTACGGCTATGCAACCCTTAAAATTCAAGTACAGGACGTAAATGAACCACCATATTTTACGCAACCGTCTTGTATATTAAGTCAGAATTGTTTGTTCACCATCAAAGAGAATAAACCAGCTAAATCAAATGTTGGTCAAGTGATCCAAGCAAATGATCCGGACACTAGAGCAAACTGTAGATTAGAGTATCATATAGTTTCCTTGGATAACAAGTACTTCACCATTGACAAAACAACCGGCGTAATAACCACGAAAGAGGAACTTGACAGAGAAACGAAAGAAACGTACTCGTTAGACGTGAGAGTTTCAGATTGTGGAACACCAAGGCTGTCTGCACAAAAAACAGTCATCGTGAAAGCATTAGATGAGAATGATAATCATCCTGTCTTTCCTTACCCTTCTTACACACAACGTGTCCCAGAAGATAAACTGGTAAATAGTCGCATTATCAAACTTACCGCGACAG ATTTGGACGCGGGTGCAAGCGCTAGAATAACATACAGCATAACAAAAACTGATGCTACAAATGTGTTTACTATTAATCCATCGACTGGTGAGATCGTTCTAAAAAGGCAATTAGATAGAGaaacaaaagcaaaaataaCGCTTGAAGTGACAGCCACCGATGGTGGATCACCTCTAAAAAGCACTCCAATAAGTGTTGTCATAATTGTCACTGATGTTAATGACAATAGGCCTGCATTTAGTGGACCAACAGATCAACAGGTTAAAGAAAACGTTGGCAAAGGAACTCATGTTTTTGCAGTCACAGCTACAGATGCTGATGAGG gtttaaacaagaaaataagATTCTCGATTGTCAGTGGCAATAACGGAGGCGTGTTCAAAATTTTTGATTCTGGTCAAGTTGAAACATCTGGTCAACCTGATCGTGAGAAACAAGAATATTATACTTTAAAGATTAGAGCAAGAGATTTCGGTTCACCTTCTCTGTACTCAGACCGAGATTATCGTGTGCAGATCTTAGATGAAAATGATAATACACCAGTGTTTTCAAGAACAAGATACATTAAAACGGTCAAAGAAAATGCGCCACAAAATTCAGATGTTATCCAG GTTAGAGCAGATGATGCTGACATAGGAACTAATGCAGAAATTATCTTCTCTGTTGACTCGGGAAATGACGGTAACAAATTTAGCATCGATGCTTCGAATGGCTTGATAAAGTTGGTTGGAAAGTTAGAGTACGGTACAAAGAATGTTTACCGACTGCGTATCAAAGCTACTGATAAAGGCACTCCAAGAACACTGACCGGAACTTCGATTGTTGATATCACTGTTCAAG ATACGAACGACTTCAAACCTGTATTTTCTAAAAACCAATACACCAAACAAATTGACGAAAACATCAAAATTAACACACCAATTTTAAAAGTGTCGGCGATAGATCAGGACAGTGGTACTAGTGGACaaattatttataccataacACGACAAGAAAACGATAACGCGTTTTATATCGATTCAAACACAG GTCAGATCTTCAATAGAGGAAACATCGACTACGAAACGCGACAAAGCTACCTTTTGACTGTTACTGCAATCGATAAAGGAGTTCCAGCGAAATTTTCCACAGCAActgtgaatattcaagtaaatgaTCTTAATGACAACACTCCTGTCATGGCAAATGTGGAGAAATCCATCTTGGAAGATAAATCTGTAAACTTTGTAGTACATCAGCTTGTTGCTACTGACAAAGATAGTGGCGACAACAAAGTTATTGAATACACCCTTATCACTACTGGTGTTCCATTTGCTGTCTCTAAAGATGGTAGACTCATTGTGTCAGGTGCACTTGATCGTGAGACGCAAAGTGCCTATACCCTTAACGTGCGAGCACAAGATAAAGGCGTACCATCAAGGTCGTCTACCGCAACTGTAGTTATTCGCCTCGATGACATTAATGATAACACACCAGTGTTCGGTAAAAACAGCTTCGATTGTTCAGTTTTTGAAAACGCGCCAATTAATACTCACGTATGTTACGTGAAAGCCACAGATCAAGATATCGGTACAAACGCGCAAATCAAATATAGTTCCAGTGATGATTCCCTCTTTAAGATTAACGTG AATACTGGGGAAGTAACAACGGCAAAAATTTATGATCGTGAAGTTGATAGTGTGAAATCTATACGAATAAAAGCACAAGATCAGGGACGGTATCCAAAGGCATTAG atgCATCGGTGGGCTTAAATGTTACTATCAAAGATGAGAATGACAATACACCTGAGTTTGGTAAACAAAAATACACATTCAATATCAAAGAAAACGAAAACGACGGAACCGACGTCGGAGATGTTGGCGCTACCGACAGAGACACCCGCAGCAATGCTGATATTGACTATACGATTACCAGTGGTCATATATTTGGTGGAGTGGCAAG GTTCTCGATCGTGAAGACCAGTAATAACAAAGCCATATTGAAAGCTAAAAAACTGGACCGAGAAACTCGATCATCTTACAGTTTAACGATTCGGGCTAATGATCGAGGCACGCCATCATTGTCAGCAACTGTGGTTGCCACAGTTGACGTTAATGATTTGAACGACAACAAACCGATCTTCACTGAGAATGTTTACACTagcaaaataaaagaaagtgTAGGCGTTGGCACATACGTGTTGAAG GTTTCAGCTTCAGACCGTGATGCAGGTAGTAATGCCGAAATAGCTTACAAATTCATTAGCGGTACCAATCAAGATTATTTTTCACTGGACGTGAATAGTGGTGTATTAACAACAGCTAAGAAGTTGGATTACGAAACCATTCAAGCGTACTCTTTCACTGTGACAGCAGAAGATAAAGGTAGTCCGAAGAATACCGACACTGCACAA GTTAAAATCGAGATTCTGAATGTCGATGACAACGCACCAAAGTTCGAAAATATAAGTCAAGTTGAGTTACCGGAAGATATAGGCGTCGGTCAACCGGTGGTTCAGTTTAAGGCCACAGACAAGGACGGGTCCACTTTGACGTTTAGCATTATTGGAGGAAACACCGAAAATAAATTTATAGTGGACAGAAATACAG GTTTAATGAGCGTTAATCAACCGCTTGATCGTGAAACTACcgacatttataacgtcaccgtTCAAACGTCAGACGGCAGCAAAACGGCGCTGGCGCATTTACCAATTAAAGTATTAGATGTTAATGACAATCAACCAATTTTTTCGAGCACATCTTATAGTGGATCTATTGATGAAGATGCTTCTTCTGGAACATTTGTTTTTGCTGCTAATAAAG ccATTCTTAGTGTTCACGCAACTGACAGAGATCTGGGCACCAACGCAGAGATCGTTTATTCAATCGTTTCTGGTGGCAAAGATGACTTTAGTATTGCCGGATCGACAG GTGAAATCAGAGCAAAAGGTAGCTTAGATAGAGAGGAACAGGCTGAATACAACTTGAAAGTTATGGCTGCTGACAAAGGCTCTCCTACGCTAAGCTCAGTTGTCATGGTGAACGTGAAAATCAACGATCTTAATGACAATTCTCCACAGTTTGAAAAATCAGCTTATTCAATCTCTATCGCAGAGAATACTGGTGTGTCTGCCCGACTTCTTGCTGTTAAAGCAACAGATGAAGACGAAGGAGAGAACGGAAGAGTGACGTATAAAATAGTTTCAGGTTCTACCAGCGATTTTAGAATTAATGATACAACAGGAGAAGTGTTTACCAAAATAAACTTGGACCGGGAAACAAAAGGTAGCCATCAAATCACAATTAAAGCTACTGACCATGGCGTGAAACCACTGAGTAATTCAGTTGTCATGACAATTACAGTAACTGATATGAATGATAACAATCCGATTATAACATTTCCAACCAAACTTGCTGCTGTCAACGAAAGTTCACCAGAGCTGTACAAGGTTGGAACTATCCAAGCCACAGACAGAGATATTGGTGTAAACCGTCAACTCGTGTACGGCATTCAAGACGAAGCCAATCTTTTTGGTATCAATCCTAACAGCGGTGAAGTCTACTTGACAGGTATGCTCGACCGCGAGAACAAACCCAGACATCTGGTGACAGTGACTGTCCATGATAAAGGCGTACCACAGCTTGACGCTACAAAGAGTTACAATGTGATCGTACTGGATGCTAACGATAATAAGCCTGATTTTATATCGGCCAAATACGCAG gaTCTGTGGAGGAGAACAAAGCTGGACGCAACAAGTTGTTCACCGTAAAAGCTGATGATAAGGATATTGGTGAAAATGCCATCGTGTCCTACTCCATTGTAGATGATCAGCAAGGCTTATTTGAGATTGACCAATCAGGTCAAGTTTTTGTTGTCAAGGAAACTGATTTCGAGAAAAAATTCTCGTATTCGTTAACAATCAAGGCTTCTGATTGGAAGTTTAATACCACGGTTGATGCTGAAATCACCATTATCGATGTGAATGACAACAATCCTATTTTCGTACAATCAACATACACAAAAGTGATCGCTGAAAACAGTAATCTTGGCGCGTCAGTGTTGACAGTAGCAGCAACAGATGTTGATCCTTTTGGTGATTTAATTTACTATTTTGACAAAACTGCAGAAACTCTCCCTTTTGATATAGACAGTAGAACAGGCGTGATAACGGTAGCCGGTTTATTAGACTACGAAGTCCAAAAAAAGTATACTTTCAAAGTTATGGCAAACGACAGCGGTACGCCACAGTTGACGGGTAACTGTACCGTCGCGATCTCTATCAGCGACGTCAATGACAACCAACCAGAATTCTCGAATTACACAAAGACGGTTGCTGtgaaagaaaatcaaaaagCCGGTATATTTGTTGCAACTTTGACGGCAACTGATAAAGATAGCGGCTTGAACGGTGTCGTGAAGTACTACGAATCCACAATAGGTGGACAGAAAAGCAAAGATTTTGAAATCTTACCTGACACCGGCGAAGTAAAGACTATTCGATCTTTCGATCGCGAGGTGGAAGCTACGTTACAATTCGTAGTATATGCGATAGATCAAGGAAAAGACAGGCAGCTAAAGTCCAAGGAGTTCTTTCTTACAGTGAACATACTAGATGAAAACGATAACTCGCCGATATGGAAAGAGCAAAACTACAAAGTGGACATTTTAGAATCAGCTGCTGTTGGAGAGCAGGTCATCAGCGTGAAAGCTACAGACTTAGATCAAGCGCAGAACGGTCGAGTATCTTACGAAATTGTCGATACTAGTGGACAATTTGGCATTGAAGCTGATTCAG GTGTTGTTCACGTTAAAACCGGTTTGGATCGAGAAACACGTGACTCGTATACTTTAAAACTGATCGCTAGAGATAACGGTACCACTTCTCGCAGCGCGGAGAACACATTGAATATCACCATTTTAGACGTCAACGATAATTCTCCTCTGGTTGATCCTACCACCCTAACCGGACACGTATTCGAAAATAAACCCGGACAAACTACTATAGTTAGGGTGAAAGCAACAGATCGTGATATCGGCAAGAATGCGCAAATTGAGTATTCGATGTCAAACAATGACTTGTTCTCAATTGATGCAGTATCTGGACGTGTACAAACATTGAGACCTTTGGATCGAGAGGAAAAAGATAAATATAACTTGGAAATTACAGTTTACGACAAAGGTGTACCGCGGCGTCAAACCAACGCTATTCTTAACATCACAGTACTTGATGTCGACGATAACTGTCCGATATTTGCAGCTAACGTTTATAACGCTAACGTTGAAGAGAATGCAGACTTTGGCACATTTGTATTGCAAGTGTCGGCGACAGATGCGGATATTGGTACTAATGCTATATTAAattatggagtttttgaaaccaaCGGTCCGTTCACGATTAATCAAGATAGTGGCAATATTACGGTAGCCGGAGACGTAGATTTGGAATACACACAAACGTATTATATGAAAATTAGGGCTGGCTCATTGACGTGTGGAATAAAAGTTAACGGAACTAACGTCGGAGAAGGTGGAAAAACTGACAACCAAAACTACACTTTGACCTATGTTTACGTCACCGTTATTGACAAGAATGATAATAGCCCGGTTTTCCGAAACGGGAAGGAAAAAATCCACTTTAATCGGATTGACATGATTCACTTAATCACGCTTAATGCTACTGATGATGATTCAGGTCCTGGTGGAGAG GTTGCATATCGCCTTGCAGAAACAAAGCAACAAAATGTGAACGGAACAATCGAAAACTATGTGGTTGTGGAGGCTTACGATCACGCTCCTACTCCTCTTGTCTCAAACCAGACTTTAGTTGTGGTGAATGACATACGCTGTGATCGAATGCTGTTCGAAGTTTCGCAAAATGGTAGCGTGACTGTGAAAGCATTGTGTTCACTAACGAACACGAAAACATCTATCAATTTGCTGGTAGGCGAAACTTTAGATTTGGAATGTAAAACTACCGGCAACGTCAACGACGTGAAATACAGATGGGTAAAAGACGGCAACGTTGTGTCGACATGGAGTAAAAGTGGAAAACTTCAGATAGAAGATGTCCAGCAGAATCAAGAAGGTGTCTATGCCTGCGTGGCCTCCAGTGTTGCGGGCGTTATCCAATCCACAGCCACGGAAGTTGTTGTACAAG aaAAACCAGTCATTGTCAAACAACCAATTTCACAAACAGTCGGCATCGACGGTACAGTTATTCTGAAAATCGCTGCTTCAGGTGATCCAATTCCCACATACCAGTGGTACAGAGACGGTAGTAAGTACAAGGGGTATACATCCAGTAACCTTACATTGAGAGACACCATTCAAGCTGATTCGGGAAAATACTACTGCATCGTCGAGAATTCAGTTGGCTCCGTGAAGTCGGATGAAGTAAAGCTTCGCGTTGTTGACCATTCAACCGTGGTGGTAATGAAGGTTGCTATTGACAAACCAGATTTAAAGCAAAATTGTCAAAATTTCATCATAGAAGATTTTGAGAAAAGTTTAACGGGTGTCATAACAAACAAACTGGTGGTTACAGAACATCCGAAACTCGATCCGAAATTCTGTAAAATTACGGCCTGCAGTAGGAATCCTTGTTCAAACGGTGGTACTTGCTCTGTAACAGAGACTGGATTTATGTGTGTTTGCCCAACGTCTTGGACTGGTGATAATTGCGAAAGGGATTTAAATGAGTGCAACCAAGGCTCCTCAATATGTTATGGTAATAGCACCTGTGCTAATTTGGAAGGATCATACTCATGCAAGTGTCCAAGCCATTTAACTGGTCGAAATTGCGAATACTCCACAGATGCCTGTAAAGCAAATCTATGCGATAAATCCAGTGACTTGTGTGTGGCGTCACAGAACAGAAACCGTTCGTGCGTTAAGAAATCCACCGAGGTCACACTCAACATTAACTCGAAATCATTCACGCCATGGAACGATCAAAATCGATTTGTTTTGGAAGAAATGCTCAACCAGATCATAAAGACAAGAAAGGCTCAGCGCACGACGAGTCGCCGTAAACGTAGAAATACAGGTAACTCGGTAGATTTTGGTGTGTGCACGATCCATATCACCAACCACGAAGTCGTTAGTGCAACCGAAAGCAAGATCAAACTGGCTTTAGACTGTTATGGGTCAAATGATACAGTATTAATCACGTTAACACCAAAGCTTCTCGTTGATTTGTGCGGTCAGTTACTTGGAGCaggtaacaccctcctccagtGTGGTCAGCCAGGCTCAATGACCaaaaaagaagtgaaaaaaaCTGACCCAGCGACTGTAGATATTCACGTTGTGATTGAGGACAAAAAGACAGGCAAGGCTCTTCCCGCAGAAGAAGCCATCGATTTGTTGGAAAAGAAGAAGGACCAATTTCCTTCTAGTTATAACATGTTAAGCGCAAATGGTAGAGGTAAAAGAACACAGGAggagaaaaaaaagaacacggttgttattgctgttgttgtttgctTATGTCTAGCACTAGTAGCTGCGGTTGCCATTTTTCTTTTCGTCAGACATAAAAATCAAAGTCGAGGTAAAGGGACTGACGTCATGCATCAACGTTCAGTTATGTTGCGTAGTGATCCGACGAGTTCTTCACAGCTTGTGCCTCGAGGAAGTGTAGATGACGGCATACCGAACGAAAATTTGGCCTACAACGACGACGATGAAGAAATAAATAACGGCACGTTTATGTTCGAAATGCCGGCAAATTTGAAAGcgtcaaacaaaaaaacagaggACATTGAGAAAGTTGGATGGTATCATGGCGAGGTTAGCGAAACAAGCGTTGAAAAACTTTTATCCCAATGTAATGAAGCAGGCACCTATTTGCTTTACAAAAACGCATCGAAAGAGTACGTTCTTGGCGTAAAAGCGTCGCCTGGAGGACCCTCAGTGCACCACTTCTCAATCAATATTCCTAGCGAAGGAAGGTTCAACGTCCAGTTTGGTTCAATGGACCCTATGACATTTAATAGCGTTTCTCGTCTTATCGAATATTACAGTGTTCATACAATATCCTTTGACGACGACATGATACCCGATGTCGTTCTTACGTCGCCATTGCTTAAGTCAGCGCTGTAA